A window of the Serratia sarumanii genome harbors these coding sequences:
- the kdgR gene encoding DNA-binding transcriptional regulator KdgR — MANADSDKQPDVVSSVMKVFGILQALGDEREIGITELSQRVMMSKSTVYRFLQTMKALGYVSQEGETEKYALTLKLFELGAKSLQNVDLIRSADVQMRELSNRTRETIHLGALDEDGIVYIHKIDAMYNLRMYSRIGRRNPLHSTAIGKVLLAWRDRDEVAQILSQIEFTRSTEHTLTSAAELLPVLERVREQGYGEDAEEQEVGIRCIAVPVFDRFGVAIAGLSLSFPTLRFSEAAREEYVALLHVAARRISEQQGYYDYPF; from the coding sequence ATGGCTAACGCAGATTCAGACAAGCAACCGGATGTCGTCTCATCCGTAATGAAAGTGTTCGGTATTTTGCAGGCGCTCGGCGATGAGCGCGAGATTGGCATTACTGAACTGTCCCAGCGGGTGATGATGTCCAAAAGCACCGTCTACCGTTTTCTGCAGACCATGAAAGCGCTGGGCTACGTTTCGCAGGAAGGCGAGACGGAAAAATATGCGCTGACGCTCAAGCTGTTCGAGCTGGGCGCCAAATCGTTGCAGAACGTCGATCTGATCCGCAGCGCCGACGTGCAGATGCGCGAACTGTCGAACCGCACCCGCGAAACCATCCACCTTGGCGCCCTGGATGAGGACGGTATCGTCTATATCCACAAGATCGACGCGATGTACAACCTGCGCATGTATTCGCGCATCGGTCGCCGCAACCCGCTGCACAGCACCGCCATCGGTAAAGTGCTGCTGGCCTGGCGCGATCGGGATGAGGTGGCGCAGATCCTGTCGCAGATTGAATTTACCCGCAGCACCGAGCATACCCTGACCAGCGCCGCCGAACTGCTGCCGGTGCTGGAGCGGGTGCGTGAGCAGGGATACGGCGAAGATGCCGAAGAGCAGGAAGTGGGGATCCGTTGTATCGCGGTGCCGGTATTCGATCGGTTTGGGGTGGCGATCGCCGGGTTGAGCCTCTCTTTCCCGACGCTGCGCTTTTCCGAAGCGGCGCGGGAGGAATATGTGGCGCTGTTGCACGTCGCCGCCCGGCGCATCAGTGAACAGCAGGGCTATTACGACTATCCGTTCTGA
- a CDS encoding ABC transporter permease, with product MLIWSRTGRTLTCTLAVTLFALFFCLPLAVILMSSLSEQWNGVLPSGFTLSHFRQAFGGASWDALVASLAIGFSASLFALLCGTWAALALRHHQGRGQRLLSTLFFIPSAVPSVSIGLGMLVAFSQGPLQMNGTFLIVPVAHFVLISAFTFGNVMAGLARLPGDYENVAASLGASPLFRLRHVTLPMIAPYMISAFALSLSLSMGELGATMMIYPPSWATLPVTIFSLTDRGSIANGATLTMILVAATLLLMLVLERISQRLTPGVK from the coding sequence ATGTTGATTTGGTCTCGCACCGGCCGCACCCTGACCTGCACGCTGGCGGTCACGCTGTTCGCGCTGTTCTTCTGCCTGCCGCTGGCGGTGATCCTGATGTCCAGCCTGAGCGAACAGTGGAACGGCGTGCTGCCGAGCGGTTTCACCCTCAGCCACTTCCGCCAGGCCTTTGGCGGCGCCTCCTGGGACGCGCTGGTCGCCAGCCTGGCTATCGGTTTCAGCGCCAGCCTGTTCGCGCTGCTGTGCGGCACCTGGGCGGCGTTGGCGCTGCGCCACCATCAGGGGCGCGGCCAGCGCCTGCTGAGCACGCTGTTCTTCATTCCCAGCGCGGTGCCTTCGGTATCGATCGGTCTCGGGATGCTGGTGGCGTTCAGCCAGGGGCCGCTGCAGATGAACGGCACCTTCCTGATCGTGCCCGTCGCGCACTTCGTGCTGATTTCCGCCTTCACCTTCGGCAACGTGATGGCCGGGCTGGCCCGGCTGCCTGGCGACTACGAGAACGTCGCCGCCAGCCTGGGCGCTTCGCCGCTGTTCCGCCTGCGCCACGTCACCCTGCCGATGATCGCCCCCTATATGATCTCCGCCTTCGCCCTCAGCCTGTCGCTGTCGATGGGAGAGCTGGGCGCGACCATGATGATCTACCCGCCGAGCTGGGCAACGCTGCCGGTCACTATCTTCAGCCTGACCGATCGCGGCAGCATCGCCAACGGCGCGACGCTGACCATGATCCTGGTGGCGGCCACGCTGTTGCTGATGTTAGTGCTGGAACGGATTTCGCAGCGGCTGACGCCGGGCGTGAAATAG
- the phnU gene encoding 2-aminoethylphosphonate ABC transporter permease subunit: MTDSTLTRPARRPRSPRRLWILLPLLVLATLFFYPLALIVKQAFTDDQGLFSAAALQQVFESRRFVSALLNTLQIALLATLGCLVLGTLLSLLLVFTPFPGSRLIAWVIDTFIAMPTFLITLAFTFIYGSAGLLNGTLMATFGFTLPPVDFLYSIWGVILAEITVFTPLVMRPLMAALSQIDRSQLEAASILGARPGRVVRQVILPAALPALLAGGSLCLLLTTNEFGIVLFIGAKGVTTLPMMVYSKAILESDYAVACAIAVVNIALSLGLFSLYRYAAARAGLRN; this comes from the coding sequence ATGACCGACTCTACGCTTACTCGCCCGGCCCGGCGGCCGCGTTCACCGCGCCGTTTATGGATCCTGCTGCCGCTGCTGGTGCTGGCGACGCTGTTTTTCTATCCGCTGGCGCTGATCGTCAAACAGGCGTTTACCGACGATCAGGGGCTGTTCAGCGCCGCCGCGCTGCAGCAGGTGTTCGAATCCCGACGCTTTGTCAGCGCCCTGCTCAATACGCTGCAGATTGCGCTGCTGGCGACGCTGGGCTGCCTGGTGCTCGGCACCCTGCTGTCGCTGCTGCTGGTGTTCACGCCGTTCCCCGGCAGCCGGCTGATCGCCTGGGTGATCGATACCTTTATCGCCATGCCGACCTTCCTGATCACCTTGGCCTTCACCTTTATCTACGGCTCCGCCGGCCTGCTGAACGGTACGCTGATGGCGACCTTCGGTTTCACCCTGCCGCCGGTAGACTTTCTTTACTCCATCTGGGGCGTGATCCTGGCGGAAATCACCGTGTTTACGCCGCTGGTGATGCGTCCGCTGATGGCGGCGCTGTCGCAGATCGATCGCAGCCAGCTCGAAGCCGCCAGCATCCTCGGCGCCCGGCCGGGGCGCGTGGTGCGCCAGGTGATTTTGCCCGCCGCGCTGCCGGCCTTGCTGGCCGGCGGCAGCCTGTGCCTGCTGTTGACCACCAATGAGTTCGGCATCGTGCTGTTTATTGGCGCCAAGGGCGTCACCACGCTGCCGATGATGGTCTACTCCAAAGCGATTCTGGAGTCGGATTACGCCGTCGCCTGCGCGATCGCCGTCGTGAATATCGCGCTGTCGCTCGGGCTGTTCTCCCTTTACCGCTACGCCGCGGCGCGCGCCGGGCTGAGGAACTGA
- the phnT gene encoding 2-aminoethylphosphonate ABC transport system ATP-binding subunit PhnT produces MTMPSTLSSRAEARDNSLDIAGPSGIQLDRVSVSYRGTEVLKPLTLTIAPGEVLALIGPSGSGKTTVLRAIAGFVQPSAGRIAIGDVDVTDMPPYERGLGMVVQNYALFPHMRVEDNVAFGLRAQGKPRGLTAERVEEALAIVGMSAYARRYPSQLSGGQQQRVAIARAIAVRPKVLLLDEPLSALDAQIRHSMVEEIARLHRELPELTILYVTHDQGEALTLADKIGIMRDGHLIAHGETRALYRHPTNRFAAEFLGRANLLPATALETTAGQGMTTVSCAGKVIGCFTYGTQRGFDKLLCIRPQHIALDADAQRSNCIVGTLRDIHWQGELTHLQFDAQGHPLRVVTTHQSRMPQIGERVPLYFAPDDAVLIED; encoded by the coding sequence CTGACAATGCCTTCTACCCTCTCTTCCCGCGCCGAGGCGCGGGATAACAGCCTCGACATCGCCGGGCCGTCGGGCATCCAACTCGACCGCGTCAGCGTGTCGTATCGCGGCACCGAAGTGCTGAAACCCCTGACGCTCACCATCGCCCCGGGCGAAGTGCTGGCGCTGATCGGCCCCTCCGGCTCGGGCAAAACCACCGTGCTGCGGGCGATCGCCGGTTTCGTGCAGCCTTCCGCTGGGCGTATTGCCATCGGTGACGTCGATGTCACCGACATGCCGCCCTATGAGCGCGGTCTGGGCATGGTGGTACAGAACTACGCGCTGTTTCCGCATATGCGCGTCGAGGACAATGTGGCGTTCGGCCTGCGCGCCCAGGGCAAGCCGCGCGGCCTCACCGCCGAGCGCGTCGAGGAGGCGCTGGCCATCGTCGGCATGTCCGCCTACGCCAGGCGTTATCCCAGCCAGCTCTCCGGCGGCCAACAGCAGCGCGTGGCGATCGCCCGCGCCATCGCGGTGCGACCCAAAGTCTTGCTGCTGGATGAACCGCTGTCGGCGCTGGACGCGCAGATTCGCCACAGCATGGTGGAAGAGATCGCCCGCCTGCACCGCGAGCTGCCGGAGCTGACCATCCTGTACGTCACCCACGATCAGGGCGAAGCGCTGACGCTGGCGGACAAGATTGGCATCATGCGCGACGGACACCTGATCGCCCACGGCGAGACCCGCGCGCTGTACCGTCATCCCACAAACCGCTTCGCCGCCGAGTTCCTCGGCCGCGCCAACCTGCTGCCGGCCACCGCGCTGGAAACCACCGCCGGCCAAGGCATGACCACCGTCAGCTGCGCTGGAAAAGTGATCGGCTGTTTCACCTACGGCACACAACGCGGCTTCGACAAACTGCTGTGCATTCGGCCGCAGCATATTGCGCTCGATGCCGATGCCCAGCGCAGCAACTGCATCGTCGGCACGCTGCGCGATATTCACTGGCAGGGGGAGTTGACGCACCTGCAGTTCGACGCGCAAGGCCACCCGCTGCGCGTGGTCACCACCCATCAGAGCCGGATGCCGCAGATCGGCGAGCGCGTGCCGCTCTATTTCGCCCCTGACGACGCGGTACTGATCGAGGACTGA
- a CDS encoding 2-aminoethylphosphonate ABC transporter substrate-binding protein, translating to MKLSRLVVMTAIALGSAPAWAADAVVTVYSADGLHAGDHSWYQTQFGAFTQATGIKVQYVEGGSGAIVERLSKERSNPQADVLVTPPPFIQRAAAEKLLQDFTPQDAAQIADAQPQFVPLVNNYLSFIYNAKLLPQAPASYQQLLDAQFHNKLQYSTPGQAGDGTAVLLQAFHSFGSKDAGFDYLGKLQSNNVGPSASTGKLTALVNKGELLVANGDLQMNLAQMRSNPNVQVFWPAGPDGKRSTLALPYYVGLVQGAPQSANGKKLIDFLLSKEAQSSVSAMSYGMPVRKDVIPTDDNFKRSQAALKGVDIWAPDWNQVVSSLSADISRWHKVTE from the coding sequence ATGAAACTTTCTCGTCTGGTCGTGATGACCGCCATCGCACTCGGCTCCGCGCCGGCCTGGGCCGCCGACGCGGTGGTGACCGTCTACTCCGCCGATGGTCTGCACGCCGGCGATCACAGCTGGTATCAAACCCAGTTCGGCGCCTTCACTCAGGCAACCGGCATCAAGGTGCAGTACGTCGAAGGCGGTTCCGGCGCCATCGTAGAGCGGCTGTCGAAAGAGCGCAGCAACCCGCAGGCCGACGTGCTGGTGACGCCGCCGCCGTTCATCCAGCGCGCCGCCGCGGAAAAACTGCTGCAGGATTTCACCCCGCAGGATGCGGCGCAGATCGCCGATGCTCAGCCGCAGTTCGTGCCGCTGGTAAACAACTACCTGAGCTTCATCTATAACGCCAAACTGTTGCCGCAGGCGCCCGCCAGCTATCAGCAGCTGCTGGATGCGCAGTTCCACAACAAGCTGCAGTACTCCACGCCGGGCCAGGCCGGTGACGGCACCGCAGTATTGCTGCAGGCGTTTCACAGCTTCGGTAGCAAAGACGCCGGTTTCGACTACCTCGGCAAGCTGCAAAGCAACAACGTCGGCCCTTCCGCTTCCACCGGCAAGCTGACCGCGCTGGTCAATAAAGGCGAGCTGTTGGTGGCCAACGGCGATCTGCAGATGAACCTGGCGCAGATGCGCAGCAACCCGAACGTGCAGGTGTTCTGGCCGGCCGGCCCGGACGGCAAGCGCAGCACGCTGGCGCTGCCTTACTATGTCGGCCTGGTGCAAGGCGCGCCGCAAAGCGCCAACGGCAAAAAGCTGATCGACTTCCTGCTGAGCAAAGAAGCGCAGAGCAGCGTTAGCGCCATGTCCTACGGCATGCCGGTGCGTAAGGACGTCATCCCGACCGACGATAACTTCAAGCGGTCGCAGGCGGCGCTGAAAGGCGTGGACATCTGGGCGCCGGACTGGAATCAGGTGGTAAGCAGCCTGTCCGCCGATATCTCACGCTGGCACAAGGTGACCGAATGA
- the phnR gene encoding phosphonate utilization transcriptional regulator PhnR — protein MKEHQGDMPHYLQIKDQLQARITRGALQAGDKLPSERELCAIFSTTRVTIRESLAQLEATGAIYRADRRGWFVTPERLWLDPTQNTNFHRLCQEQGRAPRTALLSGEKTTVPLDVMQPLALEPFDQVYLLRRVRYADGRAICYCENHCLPQRVPELLSHDLNGSLTEVYQQHYALIYSNMHLSFYPTALPYRAANALGAMVGLPALLLRRLNYDQHGRILDFDIEYWRHDSLRIEVDTL, from the coding sequence ATGAAAGAACATCAGGGCGATATGCCCCACTACCTGCAGATCAAGGATCAGCTTCAGGCGCGCATCACCCGCGGCGCGCTGCAGGCGGGCGACAAGCTGCCTTCGGAGCGCGAGCTGTGCGCCATCTTCTCCACCACCCGCGTTACCATTCGCGAGAGCCTGGCGCAGCTGGAGGCCACCGGCGCCATCTATCGCGCCGATCGCCGCGGCTGGTTCGTCACGCCGGAACGGCTGTGGCTGGATCCGACGCAGAACACCAACTTCCACCGCCTGTGCCAGGAGCAGGGGCGCGCGCCGCGCACCGCGCTGCTGTCCGGCGAAAAAACCACGGTGCCGCTTGACGTGATGCAGCCGCTGGCGCTCGAACCCTTCGACCAGGTGTATCTGCTGCGCCGCGTGCGCTACGCCGACGGCCGCGCCATCTGTTATTGCGAAAACCACTGCCTGCCGCAGCGGGTGCCGGAACTGCTCAGCCACGATCTCAACGGCAGCCTGACCGAAGTCTATCAACAGCATTACGCATTGATTTACAGCAACATGCACCTGTCGTTCTACCCGACGGCCCTGCCTTACCGCGCCGCCAACGCGCTCGGCGCCATGGTCGGCCTGCCCGCCTTATTGCTGCGCCGGTTGAATTACGACCAGCACGGCCGCATTCTTGATTTCGATATCGAGTACTGGCGCCACGACAGCCTGCGCATCGAAGTCGATACGCTTTAA
- the phnW gene encoding 2-aminoethylphosphonate--pyruvate transaminase, which translates to MSDRNYLLLTPGPLTTSKTVKEAMLFDSCTWDEDYNLGVVQSIRQQLVALATPSAGYTSVLLQGSGSFAVEGVLGTAIGPQDKLLIVNNGAYGARMIEMARLMDIDHHAFDCGEVNEPDVAAMEAVLKSDARISHIAMVHCETTTGMLNPLQKVAGLAARNGKTFIVDAMSSFGGIPLDVDALGIDFLISSANKCIQGVPGFAFVIARRSELEKCAGRSRSLSLDLYAQWRCMEDQAGKWRFTSPTHTVLAFAQALKELEQEGGIAARHHRYQTNQRRLVAGMRELGFETLLDDALHSPIITAFYSPKADTYRFAEFYQRLKQQGFVIYPGKVSQSDCFRIGNIGEIYPQDIERLLAAVGQAMYWNQ; encoded by the coding sequence ATGTCCGATCGTAACTACCTGCTGTTGACCCCCGGCCCGTTGACCACGTCGAAAACGGTAAAAGAGGCGATGCTGTTCGACAGCTGCACCTGGGATGAAGATTACAACCTGGGCGTGGTGCAAAGCATCCGCCAGCAGTTGGTGGCGCTGGCGACGCCGTCCGCCGGTTACACTTCGGTGTTGCTGCAGGGCAGCGGCAGCTTTGCGGTGGAGGGCGTGCTGGGCACGGCCATCGGCCCGCAGGACAAGCTGCTGATCGTCAACAACGGCGCCTATGGGGCGCGGATGATCGAAATGGCGCGGCTGATGGATATCGACCACCACGCTTTCGACTGCGGCGAGGTCAATGAACCGGACGTGGCGGCGATGGAGGCGGTGCTGAAAAGCGATGCGCGCATCAGCCATATCGCCATGGTGCACTGCGAAACCACCACCGGCATGCTCAACCCGCTGCAGAAGGTCGCCGGCCTGGCGGCGCGCAACGGCAAGACCTTTATCGTCGACGCCATGAGCAGCTTCGGCGGCATCCCGCTGGATGTGGACGCGCTGGGCATCGATTTTCTGATCAGCTCCGCCAACAAATGCATTCAGGGCGTGCCGGGCTTCGCTTTCGTCATCGCCCGCCGCAGCGAACTGGAGAAATGCGCCGGCCGTTCACGCTCGCTGTCGCTGGATCTGTATGCCCAGTGGCGCTGTATGGAAGACCAGGCCGGCAAATGGCGCTTTACGTCGCCGACCCACACCGTGCTGGCCTTCGCGCAGGCGCTGAAAGAGCTGGAGCAAGAGGGCGGCATTGCCGCGCGCCACCACCGCTATCAAACCAATCAGCGGCGGCTGGTGGCGGGCATGCGCGAGCTGGGCTTTGAGACTCTGCTGGATGATGCGTTGCATTCGCCGATCATCACCGCATTCTATTCGCCAAAGGCCGACACTTACCGCTTCGCCGAATTTTATCAGCGCCTGAAGCAGCAAGGGTTTGTGATCTATCCCGGCAAAGTGTCGCAGAGCGACTGCTTTCGCATCGGCAACATCGGGGAAATTTACCCGCAAGATATCGAACGTTTGCTGGCGGCCGTCGGGCAGGCGATGTATTGGAATCAATAA
- the phnX gene encoding phosphonoacetaldehyde hydrolase, with product MKQINAVILDWAGTTVDFGSFAPTQIFVEAFKQTFDIDISLAEARIPMGLGKWQHIEALGKLPAVDARWRQKLGRSMSHQDIDALYQAFMPLQIAKVIDFANPIEGVPQVIAGLREQGIKIGSCSGYPRAVMEVLVPAAAQRGYAPDYWVATDDLAAGGRPGPWMALQNAIALGIDAVAHCVKVDDAVPGIHEGLNAGMWSVGLALSGNEFGATWQEYRQMAAAEIELRRTAAADKLYAAGAHYVIDTLAQLPGVIADINRRLADGERP from the coding sequence ATGAAACAGATCAACGCAGTGATCCTCGACTGGGCCGGCACCACGGTGGACTTCGGCTCCTTTGCGCCAACGCAGATTTTCGTCGAGGCGTTTAAACAAACCTTCGATATCGACATCAGCCTGGCGGAGGCGCGCATTCCGATGGGGCTGGGCAAATGGCAGCACATCGAGGCGCTGGGCAAGCTGCCGGCGGTCGACGCGCGCTGGCGGCAGAAGCTGGGCCGCTCGATGAGCCACCAGGACATCGACGCGCTGTATCAGGCGTTTATGCCGCTGCAAATCGCCAAAGTGATCGACTTCGCCAATCCCATCGAGGGTGTGCCACAGGTGATTGCCGGGCTGCGCGAACAGGGCATTAAAATCGGCTCCTGCTCCGGTTATCCGCGTGCGGTGATGGAGGTGCTGGTGCCTGCCGCCGCGCAGCGCGGCTACGCGCCAGATTACTGGGTCGCCACTGACGATCTTGCGGCCGGCGGGCGGCCGGGGCCGTGGATGGCGTTGCAGAATGCCATCGCGCTGGGCATCGATGCGGTGGCGCACTGCGTGAAGGTGGACGACGCGGTGCCGGGCATTCATGAAGGGCTGAACGCCGGGATGTGGAGCGTCGGGCTGGCGCTGTCCGGCAACGAGTTTGGCGCGACCTGGCAGGAGTACCGCCAAATGGCGGCGGCAGAGATCGAGCTGCGCCGTACGGCGGCGGCCGATAAGCTGTATGCGGCGGGCGCACATTATGTGATAGACACGCTGGCGCAATTGCCGGGCGTTATCGCCGACATCAACCGGCGGCTGGCGGACGGCGAGCGGCCGTAA